The Cellulophaga lytica DSM 7489 nucleotide sequence GAGGATAATTGTGCGTTTTTACTCAGCAGCTTTTTATTATCTTCTCGCTTACTATTTCGATAAAACTTGAATATTAAACTAATAGAAACAATACAGATTAAACTTACCATTAAAGTTCCTGCTTGGTACGTATAGCTTTTTTGTGCTATAGATTTATATAAAAAACAGTTTTTATAAATCCAAAGCGTAACAGAATGGTACGTTATTATTGTAAAAACACCTAATAAACCTATACTTGCTAAAATATAAAGTAAAGGTTGCTGCTTTTTTAACAGAATAGGTAATAAAAATGCGCGGTTAATTTGTGCGTGAATGTAAAGCAATAAAAAATAGCAAAAACCTGTAAGTAAGCTTCGCCAATTATGAATCAATATCCAATCGTTGAGGGTAAAAAGCACAAACGAAATAAGTAAAATAAACAGCTCTTGCGACCATTTGTTTTCTACTATTTTACTTACATATTTATTCATAACCCACTTTTTCATACAAAAAAACCAATTTTAATTAAGAAAAAGCTAAAAAATATGACGAGTTCAATTCGTCATTTGATGACTTTAGTTGGTCATAAAATTCCAACATTAACAAATCTTGCTTTCTACTTTTGCAACATAAAATCAAAGTGTTTTGTGTGTTATTAAACACTTTAAAACTCTTGTCACTTTTATAATTAGGCTTGCAGCGCAGCAAAGTTAAGGACTAGTAGTTGGTATACACAAGAATGTTTAACCATTCTTTTAAAATGTAATCTTAAAACTAATATTAATATTTAAAAAAAATAAATGATGAAAAAAACTATTTTAATCTTGACAGTTGGTGTAGGACTTTTAGCAGCCTGTACTTCAAAAGAAAAAGAAGAAACAACAAAAAATGCTGTTGGAACTCAAATTATTGAAGATTTGAGTAATCGCTATACATCAAAAGCATACGATAAAACAAAACGCGTTTCAGCCGAAGATCTAGCAACAATAGAAGAAGTATTACGCTTATCGCCTTCCTCTATAAACTCACAACCATGGAAATTTATCGTTATTAAGAGTGATGAAGCAAAACAGCGTCTGGCAAAAACTTTTGAGAAGTATAAATTTAATCAACCACACGCTACCAGTGCTTCAGAAATTATTCTTTTTGCGAATAAAGTACATTATAGCAAAGAGGATTTCAAAAAACGATTAGACGCTAGTATGGCTGCTGGGCGTATGAATCAAAAAGGGTATGACAAAATGCTAACAAATGCATTTAAATTTGCTGAAATGACAGCCGATGAAAACGGAAACAATAGTCATTGGACAAAAGCGCAATCTTACATTGCTTTGGGTAACGTACTGCACACATTGGCACGCTTAAAAATCGATTCTACACCAATGGAAGGTGTAGATGCGGATGAAATTAAGAAAGAATTTGCCAAAGAGTTAGGAGATGATTACGAATGTACTTTTGCTTTAGCAATTGGTTATCACAACGATGGAAAAGATTACAACCGTAAATTGCCTAAAGCACGATTGGCAAAAGAAGATGTAATTCTTGAACTTTAATTAAAAGTATTTTTTATTAGATGTAGAGGTTATTTATGAATTTCCTCTACATTTTTTTTAATAAAAATTTCATTGCCAAAAGTAAATTCCCAAAATAAAAATAATCCTAATACCAGAGAGTTCTAATCAAATTGGAAAACTTGTATGAATAAAATAAAACTATCACTCGCCATATCAATTACGCTTATCACAATAATTTGGTTTTTGACAAATACACTGCTGTATATTCCGTTTGATTCTAACTTGTTTACTAAAAGTTTGGATCAATATACCGGAATTATTGCCTTTTCTGCTATGACTTTTTCAATGCTATTGGCAACGCGTCCCTTATGGATTGAGAAACACTTAGGCGGACTTGATAAAATTTACCGTCTGCATAAATGGCTTGGTATTCTTGCATTCTCATTTTCTATTCTGCACTGGTTAGTATCAAAATTGCCAGAATGGTGGTTGTATTTAGATAGGTTAATAATTTTAGATGCTACCTCTGGTGCCACTGTGTCCTCAGCTGAACCTGGCGCATTTGAAGAGTTTCTGGAATCTATTGAATCTCTGGGGCTTCAAGTAGGTGAATATGCTTTTTATTTAACGGTTCTGTTTCTAATTATGGCCTTACTAAAAAAGATACCTTATCGTTTTTTTGCAAAAACACACATTGCAATGGCAGTAATATATTTAGCCTTAGTTTTTCATGCTTTTGCACTAATGTATATTGATTATTGGACGGAGCCCATTGGTATAACAATGGCAATTATGATGCTAGTAGGAACAGTTTCTTCGTTTATTGTTCTTTTAGGGCAAGTGGGAAAAAAACAAAAGTCTCAAGGTACTATTCAGTCTATTAACACATATCCCGATATGAATATGTTTGAATTAATAGTAAAAAGTGATAAATGGAAAGGACATAACGAAGGCCAATTTGCGTTTTTAAAATTTGAAAAAAAAGAGCCATACCATCCTTTTACAATTAGTTCGTCTTGGGATTCAAAAACTAAAAATATTAGCTTTACAATTAAGGCTCTTGGAAGATACACTAATAATTTGTCTAATAAATTAAAAATAGGCGATTTTATAGTGCTTGAAGGTGCTTATGGCAATTTTACTTTTAACGACAAAAAAGAAAGTCAAATTTGGATAGCTGGAGGTGTAGGTATCACACCATTTTTAGCCCGAATGGAGCGTTTAGCAAAACTGGATAATAAGCAAAAAATTGATTTTTTCTACTCCGCTATGAAATTAGATGCTAATTTTAAGAAAAAGTTAGAGCAAGTCTCAGCAGAAGCCAACATCAATTTACATGTATTTGAAACCTCTAAATCAGCTCTAATATCTGGAGAACATATTCGAAATTCTGTTTTAAGCTGGAAATCTGCAAGTGTTTGGTTTTGTGGTCCTTCAAAAATGGGAAAATCAATAAAAAAAGACTTTAAACAAAATGATTTTAATTCAAAATTTCATCAAGAATTATTTGAGATGCGCTAATGTTTAGAAGGGCTAACGAATGATATTTTGTTTAATCATTAACAAAGAGGAAAAGATAAAGACGAACAAACTTGTAGTTATATGCTTTTAAAAAAAACCGCCATAAATGATGAGGCGGTTTTATAATATTATTTTCATCTACTTACCAACTTTACTTATGCAAAATAGGAATTAAATGTTTCAATAAAGTTTAAAACAACCCATAAAATTATAGCTATTTAGTAGTAAAAAAGAATAGCAAAATCTTATAAAAATTATTTTTTTAATTGAATGAATAATATTTATTATACAATCTAAAACTGATTTATTAGCTTATTTTTGGTTATTGTAAGTTGTTACAACTAACATTAGTATCAACTTATAATAGCAACTCATTTTTTTATTGAAAACAATTGAATCTTTGATTAATTAAAAACTACAACTAGTTTTATTTACTACTGAACAACAACAAGATGATTATACAACAAGAAGAAAAATTTAAAGAAGTACTCGCTAAAATAGAAGGTAAAATTAACGAACAGAGTTTTTTTAATAAGTTCTTAGAGTTGTATCCTGAGGTTTGGAAAAAACATAAAATAACCTATTCTAAATTTACTAGAAGTAAAAAATTTGGACAAAAAATACCCTTGCCAAAGCCAGAAATATCCTTACGTAAAGAAATTAGATTGTTTTTACAAAAACAATAAAAAACCGAGCAAAAGACTCGGTTTTTCTTTATAAAATAAGTTATTTCTAGTGCTCTATATCGTATTCCAATATTTTAAATTGATATGGTGTTATACCTAAATTAAATTCTTTAACAACTTCCATTTCCTCTAAGTTACACTTTATAATTTTTTCTTCTGACGGAATAGATATGTATAAAGAATCATCAAAATAATCTATATTACTAGTAACAGATCCGTGGCCATCAGATTCTATATCCATTGTAATAGATAATTTACCTTCATATACAACAGAATTAGATATTACATTGGTAACTTTAATATCTCCACTTTTTGTTAAACTTAAAACCTCTTTTTTATCTCTAGAAACCATACATTTAAATAATTCTGCAGTTTCATGTATTGGTGTAATTTCCTCACTATTTATATTAATAAAGTAAGCACCTTTACTAGAGGTATATCCAACAAAAATAGCATCAGAAGTTGTACCTAGTATACTTCCAAACCATACGTTTTCTTCAAAATTAGTTGGGTAATCAATAATTTTTTGTTCTCCGTTGTCTTTTACAACCAGCACACCGGTATTAGAACCAAAAAGAGCCGTTGTGTTGTTACCTGCACTACCGTGAATTCCGGAGGTACTTAAACTTTGTTCTTCTTTTGACACAACTTCACCATCTTGATTTATAATATGTACTTTTTCAGGCAAAACAGCTCCGTTTCCTAAATTTGTAACTGCTATGTTTCCGTTTTTAAAAATTACCATTGCTCCATGATGTGCAGTAGTGCCTGTTGGTATATTTTTAACAGTTGTACTATTCTCTATAGTTTTTTCTTTAAAAATACTTAGAGTAGCATCTCCGTCATTATAAACAGCGACATAATCTTGTTCAGATTTAAAGTGTGTTGGCTTTTGACTTTCAAATTTTATAGCTCCAAAACCAGTTTCTCCTAAATTATGACTATGGTCTCCGTGGTCAATTTCTCCACCAATATTAAATGTTTCTGTATAGTTATTATCTCTATGCGTTATAACAGCATACCTACCAGATTCTGTAACATATACACTACCTTTTGCATAAGATGCTTGGTAAGCTGTAACTTCTTCATTATCTACATTAATAAAATTTAATGTAGCAGAATTTGCATCAGAAATTAGTAATGATGCGTTTTTATGTTCATCATTATGATCTACATCGTCATTTACGCTGTCATCATCTTTAGAGCAAGCTGTAAATAAAGCAGATATAGCTAAAAGAGGTAATAAATAAGTCTTTTTCATTTGTGTGTTTTTAATTATTAATGCACAAATATATGCAAATGAATCATTAACGCAACAAAGTTGCATTTATTTATATCTGTAAATAAATAATTAAAAAAATAACTTTTACAGGCTGCTTGGTTAAACAAAAAAGAGAGAAAATACACGTCTTTAGACTAAAATAAACATACATTAGTTTAAAAAACACAATACTTACAAATGTCATTAGATTTAATTTATACCAAAACAGACAAGTTTATTTTATCTAAAATTAATACTAGTTATAAAGTTTGGCAAGACAAATTATATTACTACAAAACCTCATTAAACTTTACAAATTTAGAGGAATTAGTCATTTTTTTAAAGGTTGATTATAAACTATCTGATAAAAATAAATCAGAAATATTTAACTATGTAAACAATAGTAACCAAGATTTTTTTGAGTTATCTGTACTTGATAATAACATAAGTATTAAGCAAATACACTTACAACTATTAAAATCTAAAGATACCCTTATACATTGGGAAGATTGGTTTTATATATTTAGTAAAACAAGTACAAACCATTACCATTTATGGGTTTTTCTTGGCGGTATTGCAAACCAAGTTAGAGAAATAAGGTTGAATGCTGCACAAGTTAGTGATTGGGAAGATTTAGGTATTCCATTTATAAAAACCTTAGCTACAGATCTACAGTTAAAAGAGTCTAAAGTTTATAAAGAAGCAATTACAGAAAATAGAAGAATACTATAATGTAGCCCAAAACACATATAAGAACCTTTATTTTTAAACAAGTAATATTGCCTGTTTAATGCCTATGTGTTTTTACTATTACCACGTTATTTTACTTTTTTTCATTAAAAACTAAAACAGAATATATGTCAAATACTCACGAAAATATATTATAATCTAAACAAAAAACATTGCGGTATTTAGATACGCCAAGTATAAAGTACATTTAAAAAAGATAATAACACTACCATAAAACAAAACCTTTTTAATTATGAAAAACATTGTACTAATACTAACCTTTTTGCTTGCTGTAACTACAAATGCACAAGTAAATTACTTAATGTGGGAAAACGTAGATACACAACGTTTTGGTAAAGAAACATTATTTAAAACTGATAATAAAGTTTTAAACGGAAGCTACAAAATTGCAGAAAACAGTGGTGCATATACAGAGGTGACTTTTGCAAATGGTAAAATGGTTGGCACTAAAAAAAACTATGATTTTTCTGGTAATTTGGAACAAGAAATGGTTTTTGATGAAAACGGAAAAGCCAATGGAAAAAGTACATCATACTACACAAATGGTGATGTTTTTGAAGATTTTAATTATAAGAACGGACTTAAAGATGGTGAATGGAAAACCTATGATAAAAAAGGGAAAGTACAACGTTTAGAAAATTACAAAAAAGACTTAAAAGACGGTAAATGGGTTACCTATTTAAAAGATGGAAATATGGGTACTAAACTGGTAGAAACATCTTTTTACAATGCTGATAAAGCAACTGGTAAATGGTCTCAGAAAACAGAAGACAACCGTGTAATTTGGGAAAAAGAATATACCGCTCCTAGAAATTATATTAAAAAAGAATATTACCCAAATGGAAAACTAACTTCTGTAGAAACATATGTAAATAATAAAAAAGATGGGATTAGTACATATTATAGCTCTGCCGGACTTTTATTAAGCGAAAGAACATATGCTGCTAGTTACCCTATTACAGAAACTAGTTTTTATGATAACGGGAATAAAAAAGAAGTAGTAAACTCAAAAGACGGTTATAAAGATGGTTTGTACCAAAAATATTATAAAACCGGAAATCTTGTTACAGAAGGTCATTTTAAAATAGGATACAAATCTGGCGAGTGGAAACACTACAACAGTGATGATATGCTAAAAATAACCTATACATATGCAGACGGAAGAAGAAACGGAATTGCTAAAACATATAATGAAGCAGCAAAAGTAGAAAGTGAAGGATTGTATAAGAATGATGAAAAAACAGGCGCTTGGAAATATTATAAATTAAATGGTAAAATTTCTAAAGAAATTGAATACAAAAATGACAAAGTAGTTTCAGAGAAGACTTATAACTAAAATTTTCTAATCAACTTAAATTTAAAAAAGAGGATAGCAAAGGTTTATCTTTGTTACTTTAAAACCAATTAATGTCATACAAACTATTATCGTCTCCTTTACAAGGCTTTACAGATTATAACTTTAGAAATGCACATCAAAAATTTTTTGGTGGTATAGATACCTATTATGCGCCTTACATTAGGTTTAATAAAAAAATGGTAATAAAGGGCTCTTACCAAAGAGATTTAAATCCGGAGGTAAATACATCTTTAGACCTTATACCACAAGTAATGACGGCAGATGCAGATCAATTTATATTTGCTATAAAATACATACAATCTTTAGGGTATAAAGAACTTAATTGGAATTTAGGTTGTCCCTACCCTATGGTAACCAATAGCGGAATGGGATCTGGACTTATTTGTAATCCAGAGAAAATAGACCATATTTTAGACCGTGCACATAGTGAAACAGATGTTACCGTTTCTATGAAAATGAGACTAGGATACGAGAATAGTAATGAAATATTAGAGTCTTTTTCTGTACTAGATAAATATCCTCTAAAAAGTATTGCTATACACGCCAGGTTAGGCAAACAATTATATAAAGGTGGTGTAGATTTACAAGGTTTTCAAAAATGTGTAGATGTTGCCAAACATACATTGTATTATAATGGTGATATTACTACTGTGGCTCAATTTAAAAAAATGAAAGAACAGTTTCCTAGCATACAACATTTTATGATTGGACGTGGATTAATTGCAGATCCGTTTTTACCAAGTATGATAAAAAACAACTCAACAGAATATCCTAAAGGTAGATGGCAAATTTTTAAAGAATTTCACGATACTATTTACCATCAGTATGATGAATTATTGTCTGGACCAACACCAATAAAAATGAAAATGTTAGGATTTTGGGAGTTCTTTTCATTAGCAACTAACAACCCAAAAAAAACATACAAAGCAATAAAAAAGGCTGGTAACCAATTTAAGTACAAACAAGCTGTAGCAG carries:
- a CDS encoding nitroreductase family protein; this translates as MMKKTILILTVGVGLLAACTSKEKEETTKNAVGTQIIEDLSNRYTSKAYDKTKRVSAEDLATIEEVLRLSPSSINSQPWKFIVIKSDEAKQRLAKTFEKYKFNQPHATSASEIILFANKVHYSKEDFKKRLDASMAAGRMNQKGYDKMLTNAFKFAEMTADENGNNSHWTKAQSYIALGNVLHTLARLKIDSTPMEGVDADEIKKEFAKELGDDYECTFALAIGYHNDGKDYNRKLPKARLAKEDVILEL
- a CDS encoding ferredoxin reductase family protein codes for the protein MNKIKLSLAISITLITIIWFLTNTLLYIPFDSNLFTKSLDQYTGIIAFSAMTFSMLLATRPLWIEKHLGGLDKIYRLHKWLGILAFSFSILHWLVSKLPEWWLYLDRLIILDATSGATVSSAEPGAFEEFLESIESLGLQVGEYAFYLTVLFLIMALLKKIPYRFFAKTHIAMAVIYLALVFHAFALMYIDYWTEPIGITMAIMMLVGTVSSFIVLLGQVGKKQKSQGTIQSINTYPDMNMFELIVKSDKWKGHNEGQFAFLKFEKKEPYHPFTISSSWDSKTKNISFTIKALGRYTNNLSNKLKIGDFIVLEGAYGNFTFNDKKESQIWIAGGVGITPFLARMERLAKLDNKQKIDFFYSAMKLDANFKKKLEQVSAEANINLHVFETSKSALISGEHIRNSVLSWKSASVWFCGPSKMGKSIKKDFKQNDFNSKFHQELFEMR
- a CDS encoding toxin-antitoxin system YwqK family antitoxin — encoded protein: MKNIVLILTFLLAVTTNAQVNYLMWENVDTQRFGKETLFKTDNKVLNGSYKIAENSGAYTEVTFANGKMVGTKKNYDFSGNLEQEMVFDENGKANGKSTSYYTNGDVFEDFNYKNGLKDGEWKTYDKKGKVQRLENYKKDLKDGKWVTYLKDGNMGTKLVETSFYNADKATGKWSQKTEDNRVIWEKEYTAPRNYIKKEYYPNGKLTSVETYVNNKKDGISTYYSSAGLLLSERTYAASYPITETSFYDNGNKKEVVNSKDGYKDGLYQKYYKTGNLVTEGHFKIGYKSGEWKHYNSDDMLKITYTYADGRRNGIAKTYNEAAKVESEGLYKNDEKTGAWKYYKLNGKISKEIEYKNDKVVSEKTYN
- a CDS encoding tRNA dihydrouridine synthase — translated: MSYKLLSSPLQGFTDYNFRNAHQKFFGGIDTYYAPYIRFNKKMVIKGSYQRDLNPEVNTSLDLIPQVMTADADQFIFAIKYIQSLGYKELNWNLGCPYPMVTNSGMGSGLICNPEKIDHILDRAHSETDVTVSMKMRLGYENSNEILESFSVLDKYPLKSIAIHARLGKQLYKGGVDLQGFQKCVDVAKHTLYYNGDITTVAQFKKMKEQFPSIQHFMIGRGLIADPFLPSMIKNNSTEYPKGRWQIFKEFHDTIYHQYDELLSGPTPIKMKMLGFWEFFSLATNNPKKTYKAIKKAGNQFKYKQAVADIIKDQR